The following coding sequences lie in one Acidimicrobiales bacterium genomic window:
- the nuoF gene encoding NADH-quinone oxidoreductase subunit NuoF produces the protein MTEATPREIPRIVTSRWDVDDGFTLERYEATGGYAALRKALDTMTPAQVGEEVKAASLLGRGGAGFPAGVKWGFCPPGVFPRYLVVNGDESEPGTYKDRLLMERDPHQLIEGVLLAAYAIGCGQAFLYVRGEMALAQERIAGALNDAYAAGYVGRSIMGSEFSIDVVLHWGAGAYIVGEETALIESLEGNRGMPRLKPPFFPAAKGLYLQPTVVNNVETLSNLPWIVANGGGAFAELGAEKSTGTRLFAVSGHVNSPGVFEVEFGVTTFRDLLYGKEYGDGIRDGNKLKAFIPGGASAPWFFEEHLDLPLEAGAVGAAGSMLGSGAIVVMDETTDAVKAAWRLVRFFARESCGKCTPCREGTAWLEKLLRRMLDGQGRPGDVDKLMDVCDNISPQITWPPKQTTICPLGPSVVSPIASAVLRFKDEFAAYCGGDAEVTVAIGGKAYLSQPTQPEQPEPAEAPA, from the coding sequence ATGACCGAGGCGACCCCTCGCGAGATCCCGAGGATCGTCACGTCCCGCTGGGACGTCGACGACGGCTTCACGCTGGAGCGCTACGAGGCGACCGGCGGCTACGCGGCGCTGCGGAAGGCGCTCGACACCATGACCCCCGCCCAGGTGGGCGAGGAGGTCAAGGCCGCCAGCCTGCTGGGCCGCGGCGGCGCCGGCTTCCCCGCCGGCGTGAAGTGGGGCTTCTGCCCGCCGGGCGTGTTCCCGCGCTACCTGGTGGTCAACGGCGACGAGTCGGAGCCGGGCACCTACAAGGACCGGCTGCTGATGGAGCGCGACCCCCACCAGCTGATCGAGGGCGTGCTGCTGGCGGCCTACGCCATCGGCTGCGGCCAGGCGTTCCTGTACGTGCGGGGCGAGATGGCCCTGGCCCAGGAGCGCATCGCCGGGGCGCTCAACGACGCCTACGCCGCCGGCTACGTGGGCCGCAGCATCATGGGCAGCGAGTTCTCGATCGACGTGGTGCTGCACTGGGGTGCGGGCGCCTACATCGTCGGCGAGGAGACGGCGCTCATCGAGTCGCTGGAGGGCAACCGCGGGATGCCCCGCCTGAAGCCGCCCTTCTTCCCGGCCGCCAAGGGCCTGTACCTGCAGCCGACGGTGGTCAACAACGTCGAGACGCTGTCGAACCTGCCGTGGATCGTCGCCAACGGCGGCGGGGCGTTCGCCGAGCTTGGGGCCGAGAAGTCGACCGGCACCCGGCTGTTCGCGGTGTCGGGGCACGTCAACAGCCCGGGCGTTTTCGAGGTCGAGTTCGGGGTGACGACGTTCCGCGACCTGCTGTACGGCAAGGAGTACGGCGACGGCATCCGCGACGGCAACAAGCTGAAGGCGTTCATCCCTGGCGGGGCGTCGGCGCCGTGGTTCTTCGAGGAGCACCTCGACCTGCCGCTGGAGGCGGGGGCCGTGGGTGCGGCCGGGTCGATGCTGGGCTCCGGGGCGATCGTGGTGATGGACGAGACCACCGATGCGGTGAAGGCCGCCTGGCGGCTGGTCCGCTTCTTCGCCCGCGAGTCGTGCGGCAAGTGCACGCCGTGCCGCGAGGGCACCGCCTGGCTGGAGAAGCTGCTGCGCCGGATGCTCGACGGCCAGGGCCGCCCCGGCGACGTCGACAAGCTGATGGACGTCTGCGACAACATCTCCCCGCAGATCACGTGGCCCCCGAAGCAGACCACGATCTGCCCGCTGGGCCCGTCCGTGGTGTCGCCGATCGCGTCGGCGGTGCTCCGCTTCAAGGACGAGTTCGCGGCCTACTGCGGCGGCGACGCCGAGGTCACGGTCGCCATCGGCGGCAAGGCCTACCTCTCGCAACCCACGCAACCCGAGCAACCCGAGCCCGCGGAGGCACCGGCGTGA
- a CDS encoding NADH-quinone oxidoreductase subunit A, translating into MGQYLPVLALIVLAVLFAALSLIASKLLAPRRSTAEKRAPYECGIVPGRETPERFPVRFYLVAMIFIVFDIEIIFLYPWAVNYRNLGAFGLVEVLMFAAAVVVSLLYLVSKGALEWGPVNQAQRLTRGGPPEGMVSADRTASSTVRRVGLEGRSFGDDAPHAPGKEAA; encoded by the coding sequence ATGGGCCAGTACCTCCCCGTCCTCGCGTTGATCGTGCTCGCCGTGCTGTTCGCGGCGTTGAGCCTGATCGCGTCGAAGCTGCTGGCGCCGCGCCGCAGCACCGCGGAGAAGCGGGCGCCCTACGAGTGCGGCATCGTGCCCGGACGGGAGACGCCGGAGCGCTTCCCGGTGCGCTTCTACCTGGTGGCGATGATCTTCATCGTGTTCGACATCGAGATCATCTTCCTGTACCCCTGGGCCGTGAACTACCGGAACCTCGGCGCCTTCGGGCTGGTCGAGGTGCTGATGTTCGCCGCTGCCGTGGTGGTCAGCCTGCTGTACCTGGTGAGCAAGGGCGCCCTCGAGTGGGGCCCCGTCAACCAGGCGCAGCGGCTCACGCGGGGTGGGCCGCCCGAGGGGATGGTCTCGGCCGACCGCACGGCGTCGAGCACGGTCCGTCGGGTCGGGCTCGAGGGCCGGTCCTTCGGCGACGACGCTCCCCACGCCCCCGGGAAGGAGGCCGCCTGA
- a CDS encoding NADH-quinone oxidoreductase subunit J, which translates to MVELFVFGVAGTVCLGGAIGVVASKNPVHAALSLVATLFGIAVLFIAQEAHFLAAVQVIVYAGAIVVLFLFVIMFLGVDQADDLRVEPLGGQRIAAAVLGIGVVGLVIAALASTDFEATGITSGVGPLADEGTYDINVLSDALFTRYVFAFELTSVLLVIAVVGAVVLARRSRRADEIVDPGQEERAEQIAERIHRAEVRAHVYDAPSEAELEEPGPGSESEEVKA; encoded by the coding sequence ATGGTCGAGCTGTTCGTATTTGGCGTCGCCGGCACGGTCTGCCTGGGTGGGGCCATCGGGGTGGTCGCCAGCAAGAACCCGGTGCACGCGGCGCTGTCGCTGGTGGCGACGCTGTTCGGCATCGCCGTGCTGTTCATCGCCCAGGAGGCCCACTTCCTGGCCGCCGTGCAGGTGATCGTCTACGCCGGCGCCATCGTCGTCCTGTTCCTGTTCGTGATCATGTTCCTGGGCGTCGACCAGGCCGACGACCTGCGGGTCGAGCCGCTGGGCGGCCAGCGCATCGCCGCCGCGGTGCTCGGCATCGGCGTGGTCGGCCTGGTGATCGCCGCCCTGGCCAGCACCGACTTCGAGGCCACCGGCATCACCAGCGGGGTCGGCCCGCTGGCCGACGAGGGCACCTACGACATCAACGTCCTCAGCGACGCCCTGTTCACCCGCTACGTGTTCGCCTTCGAGCTGACCTCCGTGCTGCTGGTGATCGCGGTGGTCGGCGCCGTGGTGCTGGCCCGCCGCTCCCGTCGGGCCGACGAGATCGTCGACCCGGGCCAGGAGGAGCGCGCCGAGCAGATCGCCGAGCGCATCCACAGAGCAGAGGTCCGGGCGCACGTCTACGACGCGCCGTCCGAGGCCGAGCTCGAAGAACCCGGGCCCGGCTCCGAGTCCGAGGAAGTGAAGGCCTGA
- the nuoK gene encoding NADH-quinone oxidoreductase subunit NuoK gives MLAALEVTPAWYLVLGSLLFGIGAVGLLVRRNPLVMFMCIELMLNAVTLTFVTFSRMLNDIGGQTVVVFVLVVAAAEVVVGLGIIVALLRKRPEASADDLALLEG, from the coding sequence ATGCTCGCCGCGCTGGAGGTCACGCCGGCCTGGTACCTGGTGCTCGGGTCGCTGCTGTTCGGCATCGGTGCCGTCGGCCTGCTGGTCCGCCGGAACCCGCTGGTGATGTTCATGTGCATCGAGCTGATGCTCAACGCGGTCACGCTCACGTTCGTGACGTTCTCGCGGATGCTCAACGACATCGGCGGTCAGACCGTGGTGGTGTTCGTGCTGGTCGTGGCCGCCGCCGAGGTGGTGGTCGGCCTGGGGATCATCGTCGCCCTGCTGCGCAAGCGGCCGGAGGCGTCCGCCGACGACCTGGCGCTGCTCGAGGGATAA
- the nuoD gene encoding NADH dehydrogenase (quinone) subunit D → MPADSVTAEERFRTAEGSQEITSRKGAGAAELLRELGSVLRLSETEAQKLADEAPAEDQTMIINMGPQHPSTHGVLRLMLELDGETVLRCKPIIGYLHTGMEKTGETLTYLQGGTNVTRMDYASPLHNELAFSLATETLLGIQDDVPERAQWIRMLLVELNRISSHLLFLATNGMDIGAVGMMIYGWRDREETLRLLETITGLRMNHNFIRPGGVAADLPDGWRDEVLRVIDASPPRLEEYDLLMTGQPIWRERLQGVGVLTQEEAQALGTTGPILRSTGVEWDLRRDMPYLFYDQLDFAVVVGSYGDCFDRYAIRLNEVRESIKLVHQILDRMPPGDYRIQDRKVTPPPRARIDESMEALIHHFKIFTEGFKVPPGETYRAIESPRGELGCYMVSDGGGRPYRMHIRGPSFVNLQTLPHMLRGGLIADAVAVISSADPIMGEVDR, encoded by the coding sequence ATGCCCGCTGACTCCGTCACCGCCGAGGAGCGCTTCCGCACCGCCGAAGGCTCCCAGGAGATCACGTCGCGCAAGGGTGCCGGCGCCGCCGAGCTGCTGCGGGAGCTCGGCTCGGTGCTGCGCCTGTCGGAGACCGAGGCCCAGAAGCTCGCCGACGAGGCCCCGGCCGAAGACCAGACCATGATCATCAACATGGGGCCGCAGCACCCGTCCACCCACGGTGTGCTGCGCCTCATGCTGGAGCTCGACGGCGAGACCGTGCTGCGCTGCAAGCCGATCATCGGCTACCTGCACACCGGCATGGAGAAGACGGGCGAGACGCTGACGTACCTGCAGGGCGGCACCAACGTCACCCGCATGGACTACGCCTCGCCGCTGCACAACGAGCTGGCGTTCTCGCTGGCCACCGAGACGCTGCTCGGCATCCAGGACGACGTCCCGGAGCGCGCCCAGTGGATCCGGATGCTGCTGGTCGAGCTGAACCGCATCTCGTCGCACCTGCTGTTCCTGGCCACCAACGGCATGGACATCGGCGCGGTCGGGATGATGATCTACGGCTGGCGCGACCGCGAGGAGACCCTGCGGCTGCTGGAGACGATCACCGGCCTGCGGATGAACCACAACTTCATCCGCCCCGGTGGCGTGGCCGCCGACCTTCCCGACGGCTGGCGCGACGAGGTGCTGCGGGTGATCGACGCCAGCCCGCCGCGGCTCGAGGAGTACGACCTCCTGATGACCGGCCAGCCCATCTGGCGGGAGCGCCTGCAGGGCGTGGGCGTGCTCACCCAGGAGGAGGCCCAGGCGCTGGGCACCACCGGGCCGATCCTGCGGTCGACCGGCGTCGAGTGGGACCTGCGGCGCGACATGCCGTACCTCTTCTACGACCAGCTCGACTTCGCGGTGGTGGTCGGCAGCTACGGCGACTGCTTCGACCGCTACGCCATCCGGCTCAACGAGGTCCGCGAGTCGATCAAGCTGGTGCACCAGATCCTCGACCGGATGCCGCCCGGCGACTACCGCATCCAGGACCGCAAGGTCACGCCGCCGCCCCGCGCCCGCATCGACGAGTCGATGGAGGCGCTGATCCACCACTTCAAGATCTTCACCGAGGGCTTCAAGGTGCCGCCCGGCGAGACCTACCGCGCCATCGAGAGCCCCCGCGGCGAGCTGGGCTGCTACATGGTGAGCGACGGCGGCGGGCGGCCCTACCGGATGCACATCCGCGGCCCGTCGTTCGTGAACCTGCAGACTCTTCCCCACATGCTGCGGGGCGGCCTGATCGCCGACGCCGTGGCGGTCATCTCCTCGGCAGACCCGATCATGGGCGAGGTGGACAGGTAG
- the nuoH gene encoding NADH-quinone oxidoreductase subunit NuoH, translating to MHLFALDPLLVGDFGWAEVGIVVLKAVFVFALLLVAVMLMIWFERKLIADMQHRLGPNRAGPFGLLQTLADGTKLFFKEDLIPDRADRKVFVLAPYLSLVPAFVTFSVIPIGGGFNGEKQGTFELFGKETYMQLADPPIGVLLVLAMSSIAVYGVMLAGWSSGSKYPLLGAVRASAQMVSYEAALGLSVVAVVLLAGSLSTHDIVLHQSGGGYGLFGDFGLPRWNIIATGIVPFVIFLIAGTAEANRPPFDLVEAEQELVGGFNTEYASIRFAFFYMAEFMNTVTLSAIIVTLFLGGPAGPTIVGPAWLWGVVWFFLKLMVFLFTFVWFRATLPRFRYDQLMNLGWKVLIPLSLGWLLLLAAIRIGDDRDWEPWIVVAASFGVLVLGWVAITAALRVGQARHAEEEAFDEGVVV from the coding sequence ATGCACCTGTTCGCTCTCGATCCGCTGCTCGTCGGCGACTTCGGCTGGGCCGAGGTCGGCATCGTCGTCCTCAAGGCCGTGTTCGTCTTCGCCCTGCTGCTGGTCGCGGTGATGCTCATGATCTGGTTCGAGCGCAAGCTCATCGCCGACATGCAGCACCGCCTCGGCCCCAACCGGGCCGGCCCCTTCGGGCTGCTCCAGACGCTGGCCGACGGCACCAAGCTGTTCTTCAAGGAGGACCTGATCCCCGACCGGGCCGACCGGAAGGTGTTCGTCCTGGCGCCGTACCTGTCGCTGGTGCCGGCGTTCGTCACGTTCTCGGTCATCCCCATCGGCGGCGGCTTCAACGGCGAGAAGCAGGGCACGTTCGAGCTGTTCGGCAAAGAGACCTACATGCAGCTGGCCGACCCGCCGATCGGGGTGCTGCTGGTGCTGGCCATGTCGTCGATCGCGGTGTACGGCGTGATGCTGGCCGGCTGGTCGTCGGGCTCGAAGTACCCGCTGCTGGGTGCGGTGCGGGCGTCCGCGCAGATGGTCTCCTACGAGGCGGCGCTGGGCCTGTCGGTGGTGGCCGTCGTGCTGCTGGCCGGGTCGCTGTCGACCCACGACATCGTGCTGCACCAGTCCGGCGGCGGCTACGGCCTGTTCGGCGACTTCGGCCTGCCCCGGTGGAACATCATCGCCACCGGCATCGTGCCGTTCGTGATCTTCCTGATCGCCGGCACGGCCGAGGCCAACCGCCCGCCGTTCGACCTGGTGGAGGCCGAGCAGGAGCTGGTGGGCGGGTTCAACACCGAGTACGCCTCGATCCGCTTCGCCTTCTTCTACATGGCCGAGTTCATGAACACGGTCACGCTGTCGGCGATCATCGTCACCCTGTTCCTGGGTGGCCCCGCCGGCCCGACCATCGTCGGCCCCGCCTGGCTGTGGGGCGTCGTGTGGTTCTTCCTCAAGCTGATGGTGTTCCTCTTCACGTTCGTGTGGTTCCGGGCCACGCTGCCCCGCTTCCGCTACGACCAGCTCATGAACCTGGGCTGGAAGGTGCTGATCCCGCTGTCGCTGGGGTGGTTGCTGCTGCTGGCGGCGATCCGCATCGGCGACGACCGCGACTGGGAGCCGTGGATCGTGGTGGCTGCGTCGTTCGGTGTGCTGGTGCTGGGCTGGGTGGCGATCACGGCCGCCCTGCGGGTGGGCCAGGCCCGCCACGCCGAAGAGGAAGCGTTCGACGAGGGGGTCGTCGTCTGA
- a CDS encoding NAD(P)H-dependent oxidoreductase subunit E, translating into MARFSPENTTLAHEIIDRYPVARSAMIPLLHLAQEQDGYVSDEAMTHIAELVEATPAEVLGTCSFYEMFKREPVGEYLVNVCTNISCLLTGGEELLEQLEDKLGVKAGSTTPDGKFTLEDVECIAACTEAPCLQVNYRYFHKVSHDQVEELLDDLSLGRLAHEVPKHGTLSRVRQQVAPERRARVARPTVNVEPVWLARNNTGTTT; encoded by the coding sequence ATGGCGCGCTTCTCACCCGAGAACACCACGCTGGCGCACGAGATCATCGACCGGTACCCGGTCGCGCGGTCGGCGATGATCCCGCTGCTGCACCTGGCCCAGGAGCAGGACGGCTACGTGAGCGACGAGGCGATGACCCACATCGCCGAGCTCGTCGAGGCGACCCCGGCCGAGGTGCTGGGCACCTGCTCGTTCTACGAGATGTTCAAGCGCGAGCCCGTGGGCGAGTACCTCGTCAACGTGTGCACCAACATCTCCTGCCTGCTCACGGGCGGCGAGGAGCTGCTGGAGCAGCTCGAGGACAAGCTGGGCGTCAAGGCCGGCAGCACCACGCCCGACGGGAAGTTCACCCTGGAGGACGTCGAGTGCATCGCCGCGTGCACCGAGGCGCCCTGCCTGCAGGTCAACTACCGCTACTTCCACAAGGTGAGCCACGACCAGGTCGAGGAGCTGCTCGACGACCTGTCGCTCGGCCGCCTGGCCCACGAGGTGCCCAAGCACGGCACCCTGTCGCGGGTGCGCCAGCAGGTGGCTCCCGAGCGCCGGGCCCGGGTCGCCCGCCCGACCGTGAACGTCGAGCCGGTGTGGCTGGCCCGCAACAACACGGGCACCACGACATGA
- a CDS encoding NADH-quinone oxidoreductase subunit I: MGYLDGFRVTFKKLFEFPRLTRSYVKNEGGKREKPERLHGRHVLNRYEDGMEKCIGCELCAGVCPARCIYVRGADNPLDNPVSPGERYGFIYEINYLRCIHCDLCVEACPTEAITESKLFEFSFTNRSDAIYTKAELVVGDDGRPKQLPWEDWTDIDAVEANTSAWMRATAPNGAAEFEGIVAWAGELGYGVKPAEQGQSVDAPATPAESEPEPAEEPADDEHAGEHH; encoded by the coding sequence ATGGGCTACCTCGACGGGTTCCGGGTCACGTTCAAGAAGCTGTTCGAGTTCCCGCGCCTCACCCGCAGCTACGTGAAGAACGAGGGTGGCAAGCGGGAGAAGCCCGAGCGCCTGCACGGGCGTCACGTGCTGAACCGCTACGAGGACGGGATGGAGAAGTGCATCGGCTGCGAGCTGTGCGCCGGTGTCTGCCCCGCCCGCTGCATCTACGTGCGGGGGGCCGACAACCCGCTCGACAACCCGGTGTCGCCGGGCGAGCGCTACGGCTTCATCTACGAGATCAACTACCTGCGCTGCATCCACTGCGACCTGTGCGTGGAGGCGTGCCCCACCGAGGCGATCACCGAGTCGAAGCTGTTCGAGTTCAGCTTCACCAACCGCAGCGACGCCATCTACACGAAGGCGGAGCTGGTGGTGGGCGACGACGGCCGCCCGAAGCAGCTCCCCTGGGAGGACTGGACCGACATCGACGCGGTCGAGGCCAACACCTCGGCGTGGATGCGGGCCACGGCTCCCAACGGCGCTGCCGAGTTCGAGGGGATCGTCGCCTGGGCCGGCGAGCTGGGCTACGGAGTGAAGCCGGCGGAGCAGGGCCAGTCGGTCGACGCCCCGGCCACACCTGCCGAGTCGGAGCCGGAGCCTGCTGAGGAGCCCGCGGACGACGAGCACGCGGGGGAGCATCACTGA
- a CDS encoding NADH-quinone oxidoreductase subunit B family protein, whose amino-acid sequence MGFSWDMDKGLEGLDHNFITGKLEDLVKWSRARSSWPATFGLACCALEMMGAGGAHYDLARFGMEVFRASPRQADIMIVAGRVSQKMAPVLRQIHDQMMEPKWVISMGVCASTGGMFNNYALVQGVDQIVPVDVYAPGCPPGPETLIHSINTLHELIQSGELTRRRESTGRGAGVQLEETAPT is encoded by the coding sequence ATGGGATTCTCCTGGGACATGGACAAGGGCCTCGAAGGCCTCGACCACAACTTCATCACCGGCAAGCTGGAAGACCTGGTGAAGTGGTCGCGGGCCCGTTCGTCGTGGCCCGCTACCTTCGGCCTGGCCTGCTGCGCGCTGGAGATGATGGGTGCCGGTGGCGCCCACTACGACCTGGCCCGGTTCGGCATGGAGGTGTTCCGGGCGTCGCCCCGGCAGGCCGACATCATGATCGTCGCCGGCCGCGTCTCGCAGAAGATGGCGCCGGTGCTGCGCCAGATCCACGACCAGATGATGGAGCCCAAGTGGGTCATCTCGATGGGCGTGTGCGCCAGCACCGGTGGCATGTTCAACAACTACGCGCTGGTGCAGGGCGTCGACCAGATCGTCCCGGTCGACGTGTACGCCCCCGGCTGCCCGCCCGGCCCCGAGACGCTGATCCACTCCATCAACACGCTCCACGAGCTGATCCAGTCGGGTGAGCTGACCCGCCGCCGCGAGTCGACCGGCCGTGGCGCCGGGGTCCAACTCGAAGAGACGGCCCCGACGTGA
- the nuoG gene encoding NADH-quinone oxidoreductase subunit NuoG: protein MTDVEAPTDTVTVTVDGNEIVAEKGELVIAAAERNGVYIPRFCYHPRMSSVGMCRMCLVEIDTGRGPALQPSCMIECTDGMTVLTESPAAQKAQEGVLEFLLINHPLDCPVCDKGGECPLQDQTMSYGPGESRFVEEKRHYEKPIPVSDVVLLDRERCILCDRCTRFAKEVAGDPLIHFLDRADQTQVNTFPDQPFASYFSGNTVQICPVGALTATPFRFKARPWDLEEAETTCTGCSVGCRMVVQSSRNQVLRYQGVDLEPVNWGWLCDKGRFGFEAVDSDERLGSPLLRDEGLLLEPASWSAALERATTALQQGIDRSGPEGVAVLGGSRLTNEDAYAWVKLAKGVIGTDNVDCQLDDGLPAELVVGLPRATIDEVCAPGGVVLLIGPDPKEELPVLYLRLRHAILESGVDLVELSSVETATSHLATHSLRYRPGEVHALVEAFLAAGSSEETELPTEVAGIRADLIEDVARLLGERPLSVIVGRGNLTEAAESIAAAAKAIHDARPEVKFLSALRRANVHGAIDMGMAPGLLAGRTTLAAGAEAVAGLWPRMPSDRGLDAAGILTAAAAGKIDTLILLGADPLSDFPDRDLAERGLAGARTVIASDLFLTESVRQADVVLPAAGFAEVRGTTTNLEGRITTVAQKVTAPGTAQTDWVIAADISRRLGYDLGIESPEQVWDELRQVAPLFAGIGDVLAEAGDADGVVVEWPSRKLATATAASNGDGNGNGSTDPAAAADDTAAEAEVAVEAEADEPTPVIEDAVAPPASDPGHLVAGAAPLPLPEWTVVEPPPVDAYGMRLVATRKLYDRGTLLRHSESLVGLSEGAVVRLNPHDFERLGIAPGDEARVSSARTHVLVPVRPSDAVPRGVAMLHVNQSGGRVNALIDAKMVVTDVRVERP, encoded by the coding sequence GTGACCGACGTCGAGGCGCCCACGGACACCGTCACGGTGACCGTGGACGGGAACGAGATCGTCGCCGAGAAGGGCGAGCTGGTCATCGCCGCCGCGGAGCGGAACGGGGTCTACATCCCGCGGTTCTGCTACCACCCGCGCATGAGCTCGGTGGGCATGTGCCGCATGTGCCTGGTCGAGATCGACACCGGTCGGGGCCCGGCGCTGCAGCCGTCGTGCATGATCGAGTGCACCGACGGGATGACCGTGCTCACCGAGTCGCCCGCGGCCCAGAAGGCGCAGGAGGGTGTCCTCGAGTTCCTCCTGATCAACCACCCGCTCGACTGCCCGGTGTGCGACAAGGGCGGCGAGTGCCCGCTGCAGGACCAGACGATGTCCTACGGCCCGGGCGAGAGCCGGTTCGTCGAGGAGAAGCGCCACTACGAGAAGCCGATCCCGGTGAGCGACGTGGTGCTGCTCGACCGGGAGCGCTGCATCCTCTGCGACCGCTGCACCCGCTTCGCCAAGGAGGTGGCCGGCGACCCGCTGATCCACTTCCTCGACCGGGCCGACCAGACGCAGGTCAACACGTTCCCCGACCAGCCGTTCGCCAGCTACTTCAGCGGCAACACCGTGCAGATCTGCCCGGTGGGGGCGCTGACCGCCACGCCGTTCCGCTTCAAGGCCCGCCCGTGGGACCTGGAGGAGGCCGAGACCACCTGCACCGGCTGCTCGGTCGGCTGCCGCATGGTGGTGCAGTCGAGCCGCAACCAGGTGCTGCGCTACCAGGGCGTCGACCTGGAGCCGGTCAACTGGGGCTGGCTGTGCGACAAGGGTCGCTTCGGGTTCGAGGCCGTCGACAGCGACGAGCGCCTGGGCAGCCCGCTGCTGCGCGACGAGGGCCTGCTCCTGGAGCCGGCCAGCTGGTCGGCGGCACTGGAGCGGGCCACCACCGCACTGCAGCAGGGCATCGACCGCAGCGGCCCCGAGGGCGTCGCCGTGCTCGGCGGCTCCCGGCTCACCAACGAGGACGCCTACGCCTGGGTGAAGCTGGCGAAGGGCGTGATCGGCACCGACAACGTCGACTGCCAGCTCGACGACGGCCTGCCCGCCGAGCTGGTGGTGGGGCTGCCCCGGGCCACGATCGACGAGGTGTGCGCCCCCGGCGGGGTGGTGCTGCTGATCGGCCCCGATCCCAAGGAGGAGCTGCCGGTCCTGTACCTGCGGCTGCGCCACGCCATCCTCGAGAGCGGCGTCGACCTGGTGGAGCTGTCGTCGGTCGAGACCGCGACGAGCCACCTGGCCACGCACTCGCTGCGTTACCGCCCCGGCGAGGTCCACGCCCTGGTCGAGGCCTTCCTGGCCGCCGGGTCGAGCGAAGAGACCGAGCTGCCCACCGAAGTCGCCGGCATCCGGGCCGACCTGATCGAGGACGTCGCCCGCCTGCTGGGCGAGCGCCCGTTGAGCGTGATCGTCGGGCGGGGCAACCTCACCGAGGCCGCCGAGTCGATCGCCGCCGCGGCCAAGGCCATCCACGACGCCCGCCCCGAGGTGAAGTTCCTCTCGGCGCTGCGCCGCGCCAACGTCCACGGGGCCATCGACATGGGCATGGCGCCGGGCCTCCTGGCGGGGCGCACCACGCTGGCCGCCGGGGCCGAGGCGGTCGCCGGGCTGTGGCCCCGGATGCCGTCCGACCGGGGCCTCGACGCCGCCGGCATCCTGACCGCCGCAGCCGCCGGCAAGATCGACACGCTGATCCTGCTGGGCGCCGACCCGCTGAGCGACTTCCCCGACCGCGACCTGGCCGAGCGTGGCCTGGCCGGGGCTCGCACGGTGATCGCCAGCGACCTGTTCCTCACCGAGTCGGTGCGGCAGGCCGACGTGGTGCTGCCCGCGGCCGGCTTCGCCGAGGTGCGGGGCACCACCACCAACCTGGAGGGCCGCATCACCACGGTCGCCCAGAAGGTGACGGCCCCGGGCACCGCCCAGACCGACTGGGTGATCGCCGCCGACATCTCCCGGCGCCTGGGCTACGACCTGGGCATCGAGTCGCCCGAGCAGGTGTGGGACGAGCTGCGCCAGGTGGCGCCCCTCTTCGCCGGCATCGGCGACGTGCTGGCCGAGGCCGGCGACGCCGACGGCGTGGTGGTCGAGTGGCCCAGCCGCAAGCTCGCCACGGCGACCGCAGCGTCGAACGGCGACGGCAACGGCAACGGTTCCACCGACCCGGCCGCCGCGGCCGACGACACCGCCGCCGAGGCCGAAGTCGCGGTCGAGGCCGAGGCCGACGAGCCCACCCCCGTCATCGAGGACGCCGTCGCCCCGCCGGCCAGCGATCCCGGCCACCTGGTCGCCGGTGCCGCCCCGCTGCCGTTGCCGGAGTGGACCGTGGTGGAGCCCCCGCCCGTCGACGCCTACGGGATGCGGCTGGTGGCCACCCGCAAGCTCTACGACCGGGGCACCCTGCTGCGCCACAGCGAGTCGCTGGTGGGGCTGTCCGAGGGCGCCGTCGTGCGCCTCAACCCCCACGACTTCGAGCGGCTCGGCATCGCCCCCGGCGACGAAGCCCGGGTCTCGTCGGCCCGCACCCACGTGCTGGTGCCGGTGCGGCCCAGCGATGCCGTTCCCCGGGGTGTGGCGATGCTGCACGTCAACCAGAGCGGGGGCCGGGTCAACGCCCTCATCGACGCCAAGATGGTGGTCACCGACGTCCGGGTGGAGCGGCCCTGA
- a CDS encoding NADH-quinone oxidoreductase subunit C → MTEPVHGMPATESRGQTVLHPSRDELVKLVLDLRDDEGFRVCVDLTAVDYLAYSAPRELPDGIAAERFEIVVGLLSHTKKERLRLRVQVPADDPTCPSLFDVHPGVEALEREVFDMFGIRFDGHPDLSRILMPEDWEGYPLRKDYPVGAIPVQFKGITDAR, encoded by the coding sequence GTGACCGAGCCCGTCCACGGCATGCCCGCGACCGAGAGTCGTGGGCAGACGGTGCTGCACCCGTCGCGCGACGAGCTGGTGAAGCTGGTGCTCGACCTGCGCGACGACGAGGGCTTCCGGGTGTGCGTCGACCTGACCGCGGTCGACTACCTCGCCTACTCGGCCCCTCGGGAGCTGCCCGACGGCATCGCCGCGGAGCGCTTCGAGATCGTGGTCGGGCTGCTGTCGCACACCAAGAAGGAGCGCCTGCGCCTGCGGGTGCAGGTCCCGGCCGACGACCCGACGTGCCCGTCGCTGTTCGACGTGCACCCCGGCGTCGAGGCGCTGGAGCGCGAGGTGTTCGACATGTTCGGCATCCGCTTCGACGGCCACCCCGACCTCAGCCGCATCCTCATGCCCGAGGACTGGGAGGGTTACCCGCTGCGCAAGGACTACCCGGTCGGGGCCATCCCGGTGCAGTTCAAGGGGATCACCGATGCCCGCTGA